CGCGGTCAACGTCGCCCTGGGCGGGGCGGTCTGCGCCGAGCACCGGCCCCCGGGCTCGGCCAGTCCGGCCCCGGAGACGTTCGCGCTGCTCACGGCCCTCACCGCGGGGGACTGGGCCGTCGTCGACACCGCCGGTCCGCTGGCCCGGCGTGAGGCGGCCGGTATCGTGTCCGCGTACCTGCAGTTCCACGCGGAGCGCCGGCTGGTCGCCCTGTCCGTGCTGGACCAGGAGATCGCCCCGCCGGCCCCGCGCGCCGAGAGGAGCGCCTGAATGTCCGACGTGCCGAAGGTGAGCCCGCCCCCGCATCCCTCGGGTGCTGTCCCCCCGAAGCTCGACCCGCGGTTCGTGCCCCGGCACGTGGCCGTGGTGATGGACGGCAACGGTCGCTGGGCCAACCAGCGGGGCCTGCCCCGCACCGAGGGGCACCGCGCGGGCGAGGCCGCCCTGCTGGACGTCGTCGCCGGCGCCGTGGAGCTCGGCGTCGGGCACGTCTCCGCCTACGCGTTCTCCACGGAGAACTGGTCGCGCTCCGCGGAGGAGGTGCGCTTCCTCATGGGCTTCTCCAAGGACGTGCTGCGCCGCCAGCGCGACACCCTCGACTCGTGGAACGTGCGGATCCGCTGGAACGGCCGCGCCCCGCGCCTCTGGACCCCGGTGATCCGCGAGCTCCGCGAGGCCGAGGACCTGACCCGGGACAACACCGGCACCACCCTGCACATGTGCGTCAACTACGGCTCCCGCGCGGAGATCGTCGACGGCGTCCAGGCCCTCGCGGAGGAGGTCGCGGCCGGACGCATGCGCCCCCGCGACCTCACCGAGGACGTGATCACCCGGTGGCTGGACCGCGGCTTCCGCGCGGGGGACCGG
This sequence is a window from Micrococcus porci. Protein-coding genes within it:
- a CDS encoding isoprenyl transferase, whose amino-acid sequence is MSDVPKVSPPPHPSGAVPPKLDPRFVPRHVAVVMDGNGRWANQRGLPRTEGHRAGEAALLDVVAGAVELGVGHVSAYAFSTENWSRSAEEVRFLMGFSKDVLRRQRDTLDSWNVRIRWNGRAPRLWTPVIRELREAEDLTRDNTGTTLHMCVNYGSRAEIVDGVQALAEEVAAGRMRPRDLTEDVITRWLDRGFRAGDRDVDVTPDVDLFLRTSGEQRLSNYLLWQSAYAELLFLDELWPDVDRRTLYAAVLEYAHRDRRFGGAVDAPAAD